Proteins from a genomic interval of Rosa chinensis cultivar Old Blush chromosome 2, RchiOBHm-V2, whole genome shotgun sequence:
- the LOC112188170 gene encoding probable glucan 1,3-alpha-glucosidase, translating into MKKTQTMNNLTLLLLLLLLTCHLSPVLSWKKDEFRNCNQTPFCKRARARNPGSSSLTVQDAAISDGELTAKLVPKRIEQEETSPDQIKPLLLTLSAYQDGILRLRIDELDPPRKRFEVPDVVLPEFEGKKLWLQRLSTETIDGDAAPSSVVFLSDGYEAVLRHDPFEVYVREKRGNRVISVNSNGLFDFEQLREKKGEGEDWEERFRGHTDKRPYGPQSVSFDVSFYGADHVYGIPERASSFALKPTRGPGVEESEPYRLFNLDVFEYIHDSPFGLYGSIPFMISHGTARGTSGFFWLNAAEMQIDVLGDGWDAEAGIALPSSQSRIDTFWMSEAGIVDAFFFVGPGPKDVARQYASVTGTPAMPQLFAVAYHQCRWNYRDEEDVEQVDSKFDEHDIPYDVLWLDIDHTDGKRYFTWDRMLFPHPEEMQRKLAAKGRHMVTIVDPHIKRDDSYFLHREATEKGYYVKDANGNDYDGWCWPGSSSYLDMLRPEVRSWWATKFSTENYVGSTPSLYIWNDMNEPSVFNGPEVTMPRDAVHRGDAEHREVHNAYGYYFHMATADGLVQRGDGKDRPFVLSRAVFAGSQRHGAIWTGDNTAEWDHLRVSVPMILTLGLTGISFSGADVGGFFGNPEPELLVRWYQLGAYYPFFRGHAHHDTKRREPWLFGEKNTQRMREAIHTRYMLLPYFYTLFREANTSGVPVARPLWMEFPSEEATFTNDEALMIGNSLLVQGIYTEHAKHTSVYLPGKESWYDVKTGAAYKGGKTHKLDVNEEGVPAFQRAGTIIPRKDRFRRSSTQMVNDPYTLVIALNSSQAAEGELYVDDGKSFEFQQGSYIHRRFVFADGKLTSLNLAPGQTQFYSECVIERIILQGLSTGQKSALIEPANQKTEIEQGPLLLHSRQGPTVLTIRKPNVRIADDWVIKIF; encoded by the exons ATGAAGAAGACCCAGACGATGAACAACCTcactcttctccttctcctcctcctcctcacctGTCACCTCTCCCCAGTTCTCTCATGGAAAAAAGACGAGTTCCGAAACTGTAACCAAACCCCATTCTGCAAACGTGCCCGAGCTCGCAACCCTGGCTCGTCCTCCCTCACAGTCCAAGACGCCGCCATCTCCGACGGCGAGCTCACCGCCAAGCTCGTCCCCAAGAGAATCGAACAAGAAGAAACCAGCCCCGATCAAATCAAGCCCTTGCTTCTCACTCTCTCCGCTTACCAAGACGGGATCTTGCGCCTCAGGATCGACGAGCTCGATCCGCCCCGCAAGCGCTTCGAGGTCCCCGACGTCGTTTTGCCGGAGTTCGAGGGCAAGAAGCTCTGGCTGCAGAGGCTTTCCACGGAGACGATCGACGGCGACGCGGCTCCATCGTCGGTCGTGTTCTTGTCCGACGGCTACGAGGCGGTGCTGCGGCACGATCCGTTCGAGGTTTACGTCCGCGAGAAGAGGGGTAATCGTGTAATTTCCGTGAATTCCAATGGCCTATTTGATTTTGAGCAGCTGAGAGAGAAGAAGGGAGAGGGTGAGGATTGGGAAGAGAGGTTTAGAGGGCATACGGATAAGAGGCCCTACGGCCCTCAGTCCGTTAGTTTTGATGTGTCCTTTTATGGGGCTGATCATGTTTATGGGATCCCTGAGCGTGCTTCAAGCTTTGCTTTGAAGCCCACTAGAGGTCCCGGGGTTGAGGAATCTGAACCCTATAGACTGTTTAACTTGGACGTGTTTGAGTATATTCATGATTCCCCATTCGGGCTTTACGGCTCTATTCCATTCATGATTTCCCACGGCACGGCCCGAGGGACTTCCGGGTTCTTTTGGTTGAATGCTGCTGAGATGCAGATTGATGTTCTTGGGGATGGATGGGATGCCGAGGCCGGCATTGCTCTCCCTTCGTCGCAGAGTAGGATTGACACGTTTTGGATGAGTGAGGCCGGTATTGTGGATGCTTTCTTTTTCGTGGGACCGGGACCAAAGGATGTAGCACGTCAGTATGCGAGTGTGACTGGCACGCCCGCAATGCCGCAGCTGTTTGCGGTGGCGTATCACCAATGTAGGTGGAATTATAGAGACGAGGAGGATGTGGAGCAAGTTGATTCTAAGTTTGATGAGCATGATATTCCGTATGATGTTCTGTGGCTTGATATTGATCACACAGACGGGAAGAGGTATTTTACGTGGGATAGGATGCTTTTCCCACACCCGGAGGAGATGCAGAGGAAGTTGGCTGCTAAGGGTAGGCACATGGTTACTATTGTGGACCCTCATATTAAGCGAGATGACTCGTACTTTTTGCACAGGGAGGCCACAGAAAAAGGCTATTATGTTAAGGATGCCAATGGGAATGATTATGATGGGTGGTGCTGGCCTGGTTCATCATCATATTTGGATATGTTGAGGCCAGAGGTTAGGTCCTGGTGGGCTACAAAGTTCTCTACTGAAAATTATGTTGGTTCAACTCCTTCCTTGTACATCTGGAATGACATGAATGAGCCTTCTGTCTTCAATGGTCCTGAG GTTACAATGCCCAGAGATGCTGTACATCGAGGAGATGCAGAACACCGGGAGGTACATAACGCCTATGGTTACTACTTTCACATGGCTACAGCAGATGGGCTTGTTCAGCGAGGTGATGGAAAGGATAGGCCATTTGTTTTATCGAGAGCAGTATTTGCTGGAAGTCAAAGGCATGGAGCAATATGGACGGGAGATAATACAGCTGAATGGGATCACCTCAGGGTTTCAGTTCCGATGATTTTGACTCTTGGTCTTACTGGGATATCATTTTCtg GTGCTGATGTGGGTGGGTTTTTTGGCAATCCAGAACCTGAGTTGTTAGTTCGTTGGTATCAATTAGGAGCCTACTATCCTTTCTTTAGAGGTCATGCTCATCATGACACCAAAAGACGAGAACCATGGTTATTTGG AGAAAAAAACACTCAACGTATGAGGGAGGCTATACACACCCGTTACATGTTGCTTCCATACTTTTACACATTATTCAGAGAGGCAAACACCAGTGGTGTTCCAGTTGCTCGTCCATTGTGGATGGAGTTTCCTTCCGAGGAGGCTACTTTCACAAATGATGAGGCTCTCATGATTGGAAACAGTCTTTTGGTACAAGGGATCTATACAGAG CACGCAAAACATACTTCAGTTTATTTGCCTGGGAAAGAATCATGGTATGATGTGAAAACTGGAGCAGCTTACAAGGGAGGTAAGACCCATAAGCTGGACGTTAACGAAGAGGGTGTTCCTGCTTTCCAGAGGGCTGGAACTATCATACCACGGAAAGACCGATTTCGTCGGAGTTCTACCCAGATGGTGAACGATCCATACACTCTG GTGATAGCACTGAATAGTTCACAAGCCGCTGAAGGTgaactctatgtggatgatggAAAAAGCTTTGAGTTTCAGCAAGGATCCTATATCCATCGGCGCTTTGTTTTCGCAGATGGGAAGCTTACATCTCTTAATCTGGCACCTGGACAAACCCAATTTTACTCAGAATGTGTTATTGAGAGGATTATTCTGCAAGGACTGTCTACTGGGCAAAAGAGTGCGCTAATTGAACCGGCAAATCAAAAGACTGAGATTGAACAGGGCCCGCTTCTCCTTCATTCAAGGCAAGGACCAACAGTGTTAACGATTCGTAAGCCTAATGTTCGAATAGCAGATGATTGGGTCATAAAAATATTTTAG